The proteins below come from a single Nocardioides eburneiflavus genomic window:
- a CDS encoding non-heme iron oxygenase ferredoxin subunit, whose amino-acid sequence MTIDTGNGVGIRVANLNDIPEGEGISVPKYVTGTDDDIALLRDEDGSVWALDDTCTHETASLADGWVEEGHVECPLHSSKFCLKTGEVQGLPATKNACPHRVEVRDGEIWLFPNQAP is encoded by the coding sequence ATGACCATCGACACCGGCAACGGCGTTGGAATTCGGGTCGCGAACCTGAACGACATCCCCGAGGGCGAAGGCATCTCCGTCCCCAAGTACGTCACCGGCACCGACGACGACATCGCGCTGCTGCGGGACGAGGACGGCAGTGTCTGGGCGCTGGACGACACCTGCACCCATGAGACTGCGTCGCTGGCTGACGGCTGGGTCGAGGAAGGTCATGTGGAGTGCCCGCTCCACTCGAGCAAGTTCTGCCTCAAGACCGGCGAGGTGCAGGGCCTGCCCGCCACCAAGAACGCCTGTCCTCACCGCGTCGAGGTCCGCGACGGCGAGATCTGGCTGTTCCCCAACCAGGCTCCCTGA
- a CDS encoding aromatic ring-hydroxylating dioxygenase subunit alpha yields MTSTIEPTTAQEACPGNACGNPPQGRATSAARGALDRPSELQRTVDVSGLVDSEGGLLDRAIFTDRLLYSQELRRVFAPSWLFLAHTDQFHKPGDFFTTYMGEDPVIVTMDKNRRIKAYLNSCRHRGARVCRADFGQTRNFTCTYHGWSYDLEGRLVSVPNESGYPDSFRREDWGLVEVPHVESYHGLIFGTWNPEPVSLRESLGDMAWYLDAMLDHDPEGTVVVGGVHKWVLDGNWKLAAEQFATDWYHVNMSHASALMVLSPTGKGSKDEIVHRTGRQYVDPNGHGAGFPVHPKNRFDADTVHHWMDYDALRERLGDARVEGPVTTGHATVFPNFSYLPVNGSIRIWHPKGPDEMEVWAWTIVDKSMPGEVREAQRLYNLRTFGPTGIFEQDDGENWSECQAIAHGFITNGVALNYQMGMGSEREDGIHPGTTSELYSDAAGRSFYARWRTLMNTPAWHEETQ; encoded by the coding sequence ATGACCTCGACCATCGAGCCTACGACGGCGCAGGAGGCCTGCCCGGGCAACGCATGCGGCAACCCGCCCCAGGGTCGGGCCACTTCCGCGGCGCGCGGCGCGCTGGACCGGCCCTCTGAGCTCCAGCGCACCGTCGACGTCTCCGGCCTCGTCGACAGCGAGGGCGGGCTCCTGGATCGCGCGATCTTCACCGACCGCCTGCTCTACAGCCAGGAGCTGCGCCGGGTGTTCGCGCCCAGTTGGCTGTTCCTCGCGCACACCGACCAGTTCCACAAGCCGGGCGACTTCTTCACGACGTACATGGGTGAGGACCCGGTCATCGTGACCATGGACAAGAACCGGCGGATCAAGGCGTATCTCAACTCCTGCCGGCATCGCGGCGCCCGGGTGTGCCGCGCGGACTTCGGTCAGACCCGGAACTTCACTTGCACCTACCACGGCTGGTCCTACGACCTCGAAGGCCGGCTCGTGAGCGTGCCCAACGAGAGTGGGTATCCCGACTCCTTCCGCCGTGAGGACTGGGGCCTGGTCGAGGTCCCGCACGTGGAGAGCTACCACGGACTGATCTTCGGCACTTGGAACCCCGAGCCCGTCTCGTTGCGTGAGTCGCTCGGCGATATGGCCTGGTATCTCGACGCGATGCTCGACCACGACCCCGAAGGAACCGTGGTCGTCGGAGGCGTCCACAAATGGGTGCTCGACGGGAACTGGAAGCTCGCGGCCGAGCAGTTCGCCACCGACTGGTACCACGTGAACATGAGCCATGCGTCGGCGCTCATGGTGCTCTCGCCGACCGGGAAGGGCTCCAAGGACGAGATCGTCCACCGCACCGGTCGGCAGTACGTCGACCCGAACGGCCACGGAGCCGGGTTCCCGGTTCACCCGAAGAACCGGTTCGACGCCGATACGGTGCACCACTGGATGGACTACGACGCGCTCCGTGAACGCCTCGGCGACGCACGTGTCGAAGGACCGGTGACCACCGGCCACGCCACCGTCTTCCCGAACTTCTCCTACCTCCCGGTCAACGGCTCGATCCGCATCTGGCACCCGAAGGGTCCGGACGAGATGGAGGTCTGGGCCTGGACGATCGTGGACAAGTCCATGCCGGGGGAGGTCCGCGAGGCGCAGCGTCTCTACAACCTCCGCACCTTCGGCCCCACTGGCATCTTCGAGCAGGACGACGGCGAGAACTGGTCGGAGTGCCAGGCCATCGCGCATGGCTTCATCACCAACGGGGTCGCCCTGAACTACCAGATGGGCATGGGGTCCGAGCGCGAGGACGGCATCCACCCCGGCACCACCAGCGAGCTCTACAGCGACGCCGCCGGCCGGTCCTTCTACGCCCGCTGGCGCACGCTGATGAACACCCCCGCCTGGCACGAGGAGACCCAATGA
- the hcaB gene encoding 3-(cis-5,6-dihydroxycyclohexa-1,3-dien-1-yl)propanoate dehydrogenase has translation MSGWLEGYVALVTGGGSGIGAAVAERFVAEGASVVVMGRDQDKLAAVVKSSTDPDRMHAVAGDVCSADDLAGAVAETIDRFARLDTLVPNAGMWDFQRQLTKLTADELSRSFDELFAVNVKGYLLAAHAAWPELVKTRGSIIMTLSNASFYVNGGGPVYTASKHACLGLMRELAYELAPKVRVNGVACGGMNTDLRGPASLDLADRSIATAFAKRGSDAPPPPIPLHDSSTDPRDFTGSYVLLASREQSGPITGQAISVDGGMGVRGFRSDAGGNHL, from the coding sequence GTGAGCGGCTGGCTGGAGGGTTACGTCGCCCTCGTCACCGGCGGCGGGTCCGGCATCGGGGCCGCAGTCGCGGAGCGATTCGTGGCGGAGGGCGCCTCTGTTGTGGTGATGGGCCGCGACCAGGACAAGCTGGCCGCGGTCGTGAAGAGCTCGACGGACCCGGACCGCATGCACGCCGTCGCCGGCGACGTGTGCTCCGCCGACGACCTGGCTGGCGCCGTCGCCGAGACAATCGACCGGTTCGCCAGGCTGGACACGCTCGTGCCCAATGCCGGGATGTGGGACTTCCAGCGTCAACTCACCAAGCTCACCGCCGACGAGCTCTCCCGCAGCTTCGACGAGCTCTTTGCGGTCAACGTCAAGGGCTACCTGCTCGCCGCGCACGCCGCCTGGCCCGAGCTGGTGAAGACCCGGGGCAGCATCATCATGACGCTGTCCAACGCCTCCTTCTACGTCAACGGCGGCGGGCCGGTCTACACGGCCAGCAAGCACGCATGCCTCGGCCTGATGCGGGAGCTAGCCTATGAGCTCGCCCCGAAGGTGCGCGTCAACGGCGTGGCCTGCGGTGGCATGAACACCGACCTGCGCGGCCCCGCCTCGCTGGACCTGGCCGACCGGTCGATCGCTACAGCGTTCGCCAAGCGGGGCTCGGACGCTCCGCCGCCCCCGATTCCACTGCACGACTCCAGCACGGATCCGCGCGACTTCACCGGGTCCTACGTCCTACTCGCGTCGCGCGAGCAGTCCGGGCCGATCACCGGGCAGGCCATCTCGGTCGACGGCGGCATGGGCGTGCGCGGCTTCCGCAGCGACGCCGGCGGAAACCATCTCTAA
- a CDS encoding NAD(P)/FAD-dependent oxidoreductase, whose translation MEAARSVVIVGGGIAGVSTAVALRSGGFLGEITLVDAGEFPYDRPPLSKDYLAGKQDLEQVALQPQSWYDDNAVRLRNLASVTALRPGHRAVELSDGKLLAADRIVLATGGHAARPPIPGADSPRVHVLRTAEDADALRKAMLPGARLLVVGAGLIGAEAASTALGLGCEVTLVDPVAAPLAHTVGRDVATWLHGLHTERGISVVTAGVESFADTAAGVEVRISGEDESRTFDAVLLGVGMTPETSLAEEAGLETDQGVVVDAGQTTKTPAVLAVGDSTRRRIHGALLPRAEHWEAAQHDGARAAATILGVPRPAPTSSWFWSDRHGLHLEAVGKIAGAGTTVVRGAIGDPSFSVFGVTGGRVVGAVAVDEPNAVRAARRLIDRSIVVDPHRLADPSVDLRKLLRG comes from the coding sequence ATGGAGGCGGCCCGTAGCGTCGTCATCGTCGGCGGCGGCATCGCTGGCGTCAGCACTGCAGTCGCGCTCCGCTCTGGCGGTTTCCTGGGCGAGATCACGCTTGTCGACGCCGGTGAGTTCCCCTACGACCGCCCTCCGCTGAGCAAGGACTATCTCGCCGGGAAGCAGGACCTTGAGCAGGTCGCCCTGCAGCCTCAGAGTTGGTACGACGACAACGCGGTGCGGCTGCGCAACCTGGCATCCGTGACCGCCCTCCGCCCCGGACATCGGGCCGTCGAACTGTCCGACGGAAAGCTGCTTGCCGCCGATCGCATCGTGTTGGCCACCGGCGGCCATGCGGCCCGCCCGCCGATTCCGGGCGCGGACAGCCCGCGGGTCCACGTCCTGCGCACCGCCGAGGATGCCGATGCCTTGCGCAAGGCGATGCTGCCCGGTGCCCGGCTGTTGGTCGTCGGCGCCGGTCTGATCGGGGCAGAGGCCGCGTCGACCGCGCTTGGCCTCGGCTGCGAAGTCACCCTGGTCGACCCGGTCGCGGCGCCGCTGGCCCACACGGTCGGCCGCGACGTCGCCACCTGGCTGCACGGACTGCACACCGAGCGCGGGATCTCCGTCGTCACCGCCGGCGTCGAGTCGTTCGCGGACACCGCGGCCGGCGTCGAGGTCCGGATCTCTGGCGAGGACGAGTCGCGCACCTTCGACGCCGTGCTCCTCGGTGTGGGGATGACGCCCGAGACCTCCCTCGCCGAGGAGGCCGGTCTGGAGACCGATCAGGGCGTGGTGGTCGACGCCGGCCAGACGACGAAGACCCCCGCCGTACTCGCGGTTGGCGACTCCACGCGGCGTCGCATCCACGGCGCCCTGCTGCCCCGCGCGGAGCACTGGGAAGCAGCCCAGCACGACGGCGCCCGTGCGGCCGCAACCATCCTGGGCGTCCCCCGACCGGCTCCGACCTCGAGCTGGTTCTGGAGTGATCGTCACGGGCTGCATCTCGAGGCCGTCGGCAAGATCGCGGGCGCTGGGACCACCGTGGTCCGCGGCGCGATCGGCGACCCCTCCTTCTCGGTGTTCGGCGTGACCGGCGGACGGGTCGTGGGCGCTGTGGCCGTCGACGAGCCGAACGCGGTGCGTGCCGCCCGCCGCCTCATCGACCGATCGATCGTGGTCGATCCGCACCGTCTCGCAGATCCCAGCGTCGACCTGCGCAAGCTGCTCCGCGGCTGA
- a CDS encoding aromatic-ring-hydroxylating dioxygenase subunit beta has product MTTTTDPASAMSAREPGALADLQTHFEVEQFYYREAELLDDGRYTDWLELLADDLDYWMPTRTNRLRRQQALSIAKRGEAAFYDESKESLAWRIRRFDSGMAWAEDPPSRTRHLVTNVVARYLDPDEHEGFTPHDLVVRSAFLVYRNRLEREENVFAGGRTDVLRRSPYGLLVARRTILLDQNILQSKNISTFF; this is encoded by the coding sequence GTGACCACCACTACGGACCCGGCCTCGGCGATGAGCGCCCGCGAGCCCGGGGCGCTTGCGGACTTGCAGACCCACTTCGAGGTCGAGCAGTTCTACTACCGCGAGGCCGAGCTGCTCGACGACGGTCGCTATACCGACTGGCTCGAGCTGCTCGCCGACGACCTCGACTACTGGATGCCGACGCGCACCAACCGGCTTCGTCGACAGCAGGCGCTGTCGATCGCCAAGCGCGGCGAGGCGGCGTTCTACGACGAGTCCAAGGAGTCCCTGGCCTGGCGGATCCGCCGCTTCGACTCGGGAATGGCCTGGGCCGAAGACCCGCCGTCGCGCACCCGCCACCTGGTGACCAACGTCGTCGCCCGCTATCTCGACCCCGACGAGCACGAGGGCTTCACTCCCCACGACCTCGTGGTCCGGTCGGCGTTCCTGGTCTACCGCAACCGGCTGGAGCGCGAGGAGAACGTCTTCGCCGGCGGACGCACCGACGTGCTCCGGCGTTCGCCGTACGGTCTGCTGGTCGCGCGCCGCACGATCCTGCTCGACCAGAACATCCTGCAGTCCAAGAACATCTCCACCTTCTTCTGA
- a CDS encoding tyrosine-type recombinase/integrase, with product MCRDCQEQHAAHTTFTTTGDADAWLAGVRTDIVREVYLCPVERKAREEAEAAARQTFSAYAEGWLENRRGPDGTPLRPRTRLLYRSMLDRELLPAFGPTRLDQITRAQIKKWHGGLPSHRRTGNAHAYGLLRTILSSAVDEELLAVNPAILKGAGQTKRQRTIEPATVPELEAIAARMPGSYGMAVLLAGWCALRFGEVAELRRRDVSADGATLKSPPRAMTFRDGRVLVGEPKSDAGRRDITVPPHLRDALLQHLSAHARPRQDDLLFPSVRPPKGTCDCEHDGCSGGHLTGTTMFRWFDAGRRDADRPDLRFHDLRHTGLTLAAHAGATLPDLMKRAGHSSVNAAQVYKLGTVGLRTQRAPRASTTVHPSNLPVSRDSQLRRHFGLRASDATAGCTPTIGTVDPQRDPFKCP from the coding sequence GTGTGTCGGGACTGTCAAGAGCAGCATGCCGCGCACACGACGTTCACCACGACTGGCGACGCGGACGCTTGGCTGGCCGGCGTCCGCACGGACATCGTCCGTGAGGTCTACCTCTGTCCCGTCGAGCGTAAAGCCAGGGAGGAGGCCGAGGCGGCTGCTCGCCAGACGTTCAGCGCGTACGCCGAAGGGTGGCTGGAGAACCGGCGCGGACCCGACGGGACTCCCCTCCGTCCCCGAACCCGGCTGCTGTACCGCAGCATGCTGGACAGAGAACTCCTCCCCGCCTTCGGACCAACTCGCCTCGACCAGATCACTCGTGCGCAGATCAAGAAGTGGCACGGCGGCCTGCCCTCGCACAGACGGACCGGCAACGCCCATGCCTACGGACTCCTCCGCACCATCTTGAGCAGCGCCGTCGACGAAGAGCTTCTGGCCGTCAATCCGGCCATCCTCAAAGGGGCGGGACAGACCAAGCGTCAGCGAACAATCGAGCCCGCCACCGTGCCAGAGCTGGAAGCTATCGCCGCTCGCATGCCCGGGTCGTACGGCATGGCCGTGCTCCTGGCCGGCTGGTGCGCCTTGCGCTTCGGCGAGGTAGCCGAGCTGCGCCGCCGCGACGTGTCCGCCGACGGCGCGACCCTCAAAAGTCCACCGCGCGCCATGACGTTTCGAGACGGGCGAGTCCTTGTCGGGGAGCCCAAGTCCGACGCCGGCCGCCGAGACATCACTGTCCCGCCCCACCTACGCGACGCTCTCCTCCAACACCTGTCAGCGCACGCACGACCCAGACAAGACGACCTCCTCTTCCCCAGCGTCCGCCCCCCGAAAGGCACCTGCGACTGCGAGCACGACGGCTGCTCCGGAGGCCATCTGACCGGTACGACGATGTTCCGGTGGTTTGACGCGGGGCGCCGAGACGCAGACCGTCCCGACCTTCGGTTCCACGACCTCCGGCACACAGGCCTCACACTCGCCGCGCACGCCGGGGCAACACTCCCCGACCTGATGAAGAGGGCCGGTCATTCCAGCGTCAACGCCGCACAGGTCTACAAACTCGGGACTGTCGGCTTGCGCACTCAGCGCGCTCCACGTGCCTCGACCACAGTGCACCCTTCCAACCTGCCGGTAAGTAGGGATAGCCAACTGCGGCGTCATTTTGGACTCAGGGCTTCCGACGCGACGGCTGGATGTACTCCCACCATCGGCACAGTTGATCCTCAGCGCGACCCCTTTAAGTGTCCGTAG
- a CDS encoding NADPH:quinone oxidoreductase family protein: MQAIQITTLEGPEAIHLCEVATPEGDDLVLIDVEAIGVAFPELLQTRGLYQYQPGLPFIPGAEVSGVVRSAPDGCSLQPGDRVASLPLIGGFAEQVRARSDLTFRLPDEVSFEAGAAFVFNYATSYFALVQRGGLQPGETVLVHGAAGGIGTSAIQVAKAFGAGEVIAVTSSAEKGDVALQAGADRYVLADGFKDAVGRTVDVVVDPVGGPRFTDSLRTLREHGRLLVVGFAAGEIPIVKVNRLLLNNISVVGVGWGADSFARPGEVAAQWDALVDHLRSGALSPVIGPIFALENAVEALRCLNSRGATGKVLLTTDPNGHRPREPKKAE, translated from the coding sequence ATGCAAGCCATTCAAATCACGACGCTCGAAGGGCCAGAGGCCATTCATCTGTGCGAGGTGGCGACACCGGAAGGAGACGATCTCGTTCTCATCGACGTCGAGGCCATCGGGGTGGCGTTCCCAGAACTGCTCCAAACCCGCGGGCTGTATCAGTATCAGCCTGGCTTGCCGTTCATCCCTGGCGCTGAAGTCTCCGGTGTCGTTCGGTCGGCGCCTGACGGGTGCAGCCTTCAGCCCGGCGACCGTGTGGCGTCTCTGCCCCTGATCGGTGGATTCGCTGAACAGGTACGAGCTCGTTCCGATCTCACGTTCCGGCTGCCCGACGAGGTGAGCTTCGAGGCAGGAGCCGCCTTCGTGTTCAACTATGCGACGTCGTATTTCGCGCTCGTTCAACGTGGTGGACTGCAACCGGGCGAGACGGTGTTGGTCCACGGGGCCGCTGGAGGAATCGGCACGAGCGCGATACAGGTGGCGAAGGCCTTCGGGGCCGGGGAAGTTATTGCTGTCACTTCCTCGGCGGAGAAAGGGGACGTCGCGCTCCAAGCCGGAGCAGACCGCTATGTGCTGGCAGACGGCTTCAAGGATGCAGTCGGCCGCACCGTCGACGTCGTCGTCGATCCCGTGGGCGGTCCTCGGTTCACCGATTCCTTGCGCACGCTGCGTGAGCACGGCCGGCTGCTTGTGGTCGGGTTCGCGGCCGGCGAAATCCCGATCGTGAAGGTCAACAGGTTGTTGTTGAACAACATATCGGTAGTGGGAGTCGGCTGGGGCGCTGATTCCTTCGCCCGCCCTGGCGAGGTGGCGGCACAGTGGGATGCACTGGTGGACCACCTCCGTTCCGGTGCCCTGAGTCCCGTCATAGGGCCGATCTTCGCGTTAGAGAACGCTGTTGAGGCCCTCCGGTGCCTCAACAGCCGCGGCGCGACGGGCAAGGTGTTGCTGACTACGGACCCGAACGGCCATCGTCCCCGCGAGCCGAAGAAGGCTGAGTAA
- a CDS encoding SDR family oxidoreductase yields the protein MGNLALEFTGRTVVVTGSARGIGKEVARTFATAGASVYLIDPDADEVKRSAEEVGGTAIVGDVSSTQDVQNAIGQMVRETGRVDIVVNNAGILRDKVLWKLTDEDWDQVLAVHAGGTFRMTRAAVPHFREQGYGRVINVTSFTGLHGNRGQANYATAKAGIIGFTKTAAKELAAFGVTVNAISPNAETRMIASIPENRREAVTAEIPLKRFAQPHEMAAAIAFLASEEAGYITGTILPVDGGLAM from the coding sequence ATGGGCAACCTCGCCCTCGAGTTCACAGGACGCACCGTCGTCGTCACCGGGTCCGCACGAGGGATCGGCAAGGAGGTGGCGCGCACGTTTGCTACCGCCGGCGCCAGCGTCTACCTCATCGACCCCGACGCCGACGAGGTCAAGCGCTCAGCCGAGGAAGTTGGGGGCACCGCGATTGTCGGCGACGTGAGCTCGACCCAAGACGTCCAGAACGCCATCGGTCAGATGGTCCGCGAGACAGGGCGGGTGGACATCGTCGTGAACAATGCGGGCATCCTGCGCGACAAGGTTCTCTGGAAGCTCACCGACGAGGACTGGGATCAGGTTCTTGCGGTGCACGCTGGCGGCACCTTCCGCATGACTCGCGCCGCGGTCCCGCACTTCCGTGAGCAAGGCTACGGACGAGTCATCAACGTCACCTCCTTCACCGGTCTCCACGGCAATCGGGGCCAAGCCAATTACGCCACAGCCAAGGCGGGCATCATCGGCTTCACCAAGACCGCGGCGAAGGAACTCGCAGCCTTCGGGGTGACAGTGAACGCCATCTCGCCCAACGCAGAGACACGGATGATCGCGTCTATCCCCGAAAACCGGCGGGAGGCAGTGACGGCCGAGATTCCGCTCAAGCGCTTCGCGCAGCCCCACGAGATGGCAGCCGCCATCGCGTTCCTCGCGTCCGAAGAGGCCGGCTACATCACGGGTACCATCTTGCCGGTCGATGGCGGATTGGCCATGTGA
- a CDS encoding alpha/beta fold hydrolase: MTATELELTHHTVSTSRGDIAVAETGTGPVLVMLHGGGPGASAVANYGQNLAALSKHFRVVLPDQPGFGGSYRPSQEELDGFSITQIAVDALVEAFDQLGIENFHLLGNSLGGAAAIALAQQHPDRVIRLVLMAPGGGWLPFGPTPTEGQKEMWKYYNGEGPSLSKMKSFIGVMTAEPKKWTETAEARYQASLDESHIAFYHRLNAHFAQRRGMDPLWRDLHKVNAPTLLLWGRDDRTITLEGAQIMLKYIRDVQLHVFGNCGHWVQLERQAEFERLVTDFLGNGS, encoded by the coding sequence GTGACCGCCACCGAGCTGGAGCTCACCCACCACACCGTGTCGACCAGCCGCGGCGACATCGCCGTGGCCGAGACCGGCACCGGCCCGGTCTTGGTGATGCTGCATGGCGGCGGCCCGGGTGCCTCCGCGGTCGCAAACTACGGCCAGAACCTCGCGGCTCTGTCGAAGCACTTCCGCGTCGTGCTGCCCGACCAGCCGGGTTTCGGTGGCTCGTACCGGCCGAGCCAGGAGGAGCTCGATGGCTTCTCGATCACCCAGATCGCCGTCGACGCCCTCGTCGAGGCGTTCGACCAGCTCGGGATCGAGAACTTCCACCTGCTCGGCAACAGCCTCGGTGGAGCGGCCGCGATCGCGCTGGCCCAGCAGCACCCCGACCGAGTGATTCGGCTGGTGCTGATGGCGCCCGGCGGCGGCTGGCTACCGTTCGGCCCCACGCCGACCGAGGGCCAGAAGGAGATGTGGAAGTACTACAACGGCGAGGGCCCGTCGCTTTCGAAGATGAAGTCCTTCATCGGCGTGATGACCGCCGAGCCGAAGAAATGGACCGAGACGGCCGAGGCGCGTTACCAGGCGTCGCTCGACGAGAGCCACATCGCGTTCTACCACCGACTCAACGCCCACTTCGCCCAGCGGCGCGGCATGGACCCGCTATGGCGTGACCTGCACAAGGTGAATGCCCCGACCCTGCTGCTGTGGGGCCGCGACGACCGCACGATCACGCTCGAGGGCGCCCAGATCATGCTGAAGTACATCCGCGACGTGCAGCTTCACGTCTTCGGAAACTGCGGGCACTGGGTGCAACTGGAGCGCCAGGCCGAGTTCGAGCGCCTGGTCACCGACTTCCTGGGCAATGGCTCGTGA
- a CDS encoding 3-carboxyethylcatechol 2,3-dioxygenase: MSAAAVGLSHSPLIGKNDPDAEVLDAVDAAVAQARAFVHEFDPELVVLYAPDHYNGFFYKEMPPFCLATAAHSVGDFGSQAGPLSVDTAAAQAIARAVLDDGVDLTISARMTVDHGFVQPLEVLFGGIDQVPVVPVFVNGVATPLGPLSRVRALGTAIGEAAAQLDKRVLFLGSGGLSHDPPVPVLDGAPPRVADALIEGHPPTPEQRAKAEERVVQAGRDYAAGATSMIPINPEWDNLLLDLLEKGDLAEFDSWAVEWVGHQGGGSGHEVRTWIAAFASLAASGSYEMSNRFYRAIPEWIAGFAVATAAQR, translated from the coding sequence GTGAGCGCCGCTGCCGTGGGCCTGTCCCACTCCCCCCTGATCGGCAAGAACGACCCGGACGCCGAGGTCCTGGACGCCGTCGATGCCGCCGTCGCGCAGGCGCGCGCGTTCGTGCACGAGTTCGACCCCGAACTGGTGGTGCTCTACGCGCCGGACCACTACAACGGCTTCTTCTACAAGGAGATGCCACCGTTCTGCTTGGCCACAGCGGCGCACTCCGTCGGTGACTTCGGATCGCAGGCAGGGCCGCTCTCCGTCGACACAGCAGCCGCGCAGGCCATCGCACGAGCCGTGCTCGACGATGGAGTCGACCTGACCATCTCCGCCCGGATGACCGTCGACCACGGCTTCGTGCAGCCGCTCGAGGTCTTGTTCGGCGGCATCGATCAGGTGCCCGTTGTACCGGTGTTCGTGAATGGTGTGGCCACCCCCCTTGGTCCGCTGTCGCGCGTCCGTGCACTGGGTACGGCCATCGGCGAGGCCGCCGCCCAGCTCGACAAACGGGTGCTTTTTCTCGGTTCCGGTGGGCTCTCCCACGATCCCCCGGTGCCGGTGCTCGACGGTGCACCCCCGCGGGTCGCCGACGCCCTCATCGAAGGCCATCCGCCCACGCCCGAGCAGCGCGCGAAGGCCGAGGAGCGCGTCGTGCAGGCCGGACGCGACTACGCCGCCGGCGCGACATCGATGATCCCGATCAATCCCGAGTGGGACAACCTTCTGCTTGACCTGCTGGAGAAGGGCGACCTGGCCGAATTCGACTCCTGGGCGGTCGAGTGGGTGGGCCATCAAGGCGGCGGCTCCGGGCACGAGGTGCGCACCTGGATTGCCGCATTTGCCTCACTGGCCGCCAGCGGGTCCTACGAGATGTCGAACCGCTTCTACCGCGCGATCCCCGAATGGATCGCAGGCTTCGCGGTCGCGACTGCCGCACAGAGGTGA
- a CDS encoding zinc-binding dehydrogenase, which translates to MFAAVAISQNPTDPMSGLVLRDVPAKLARPGWALVRVVSSSLNMHDLWTLRGVGHPPEELPRILGCDAAGYDAVGNRVVVYPVIASSDRGGGDETHDPQRALLSEKTDGAFAESLLVPARNLLPIPDGISFDEAACLPVAWGTAYRMLFTQAGIKAGDRVLVQGAGGGVASAAIKLAVTAGAVVYATSRSAAKLELAESWGARGIESGGRLPEKVDVVIETVGEATWSHSLKCLRPGGTVVIAGATSGMNPPADLGRIFYLQQRILGSTGCTRSEFVALLRMITATGVRPVIDRAMPLAEIHKGFELMADGDVVGKVIVHPTDPKEHT; encoded by the coding sequence ATGTTCGCCGCCGTGGCCATCTCCCAGAACCCCACCGACCCTATGTCCGGGCTGGTGCTGCGCGACGTGCCCGCCAAGCTGGCACGGCCCGGCTGGGCGCTCGTGCGGGTGGTCTCCTCATCGCTGAACATGCACGACCTCTGGACACTGCGTGGCGTCGGGCACCCGCCCGAAGAGCTCCCCAGGATCCTCGGCTGTGACGCCGCCGGGTATGACGCGGTAGGTAACCGCGTGGTCGTCTACCCCGTCATTGCCTCCTCTGATCGGGGTGGCGGCGACGAGACCCACGACCCGCAGCGGGCCCTGCTCTCAGAGAAGACCGACGGCGCGTTCGCCGAGTCTCTGCTGGTGCCGGCCCGCAACCTCCTTCCGATCCCGGACGGGATCTCATTCGATGAGGCCGCCTGCCTGCCGGTCGCGTGGGGTACGGCGTACCGGATGCTCTTCACCCAGGCCGGGATCAAGGCCGGCGACCGTGTTCTCGTTCAGGGCGCCGGAGGTGGGGTCGCGTCCGCCGCCATCAAGCTCGCCGTCACGGCCGGCGCGGTCGTCTACGCCACGTCACGTTCCGCCGCCAAGCTGGAGCTCGCCGAGTCATGGGGCGCGCGCGGCATCGAGTCCGGTGGCCGGCTCCCGGAGAAGGTCGACGTCGTCATCGAGACCGTCGGCGAGGCCACCTGGTCCCACTCCCTGAAGTGCCTGCGCCCCGGTGGCACCGTCGTCATCGCCGGAGCCACGTCCGGGATGAACCCACCGGCCGACCTGGGCCGGATCTTCTACCTGCAGCAGCGGATCCTCGGATCGACCGGCTGCACGCGCAGTGAGTTCGTGGCGCTGCTGCGCATGATCACCGCTACGGGCGTGCGCCCCGTCATCGACCGCGCCATGCCCCTCGCCGAAATCCACAAGGGCTTCGAGCTCATGGCCGACGGCGACGTAGTCGGCAAGGTCATCGTCCACCCCACCGACCCGAAGGAGCACACGTGA